The Osmia bicornis bicornis chromosome 9, iOsmBic2.1, whole genome shotgun sequence genome has a segment encoding these proteins:
- the LOC114872077 gene encoding coiled-coil domain-containing protein 12 codes for MAEDKIGSLEEEALKRKERLQALKRKTEDNKENRNEIASKLPKPKFRSYKPQDDSLKDKILDDAKPGNVEEEVQDQLSAANTKVVIEELDISNLAPRKPDWDLKRDVAKKLEKLERRTQKAIAELIRDRLKQGQHDLAAVVNMATKEQSESPT; via the exons ATGGCGGAGGATAAAATTGGTTCGTTGGAAGAGGAAgctttaaaaagaaaagaacgtTTGCAAGCTTTAAAAAGGAAGACTGAAGATAACAAggaaaatagaaatgaaattgcTAGTAAATTGCCAAA ACCAAAGTTTCGAAGTTACAAGCCACAAGACGATAGTCTGAAGGATAAAATATTAGACGATGCAAAACCCGGGAATGTAGAAGAAGAAGTACAAGATCAGTTGAGTGCTGCAAATACAAAAGTTGTCATCGAGGAATTG GATATCAGTAATCTTGCTCCTAGAAAACCAGACTGGGATTTAAAGCGAGATGTTGCTAAGAAGTTAGAAAAATTGGAAAGGAGAACCCAAAAAGCAATAGCTGAACTTATAAGAGACCGACTTAAGCAAGGACAACATGATTTAGCTGCTGTAGTAAATATGGCAACTAAAGAACAAAGTGAATCGCCCACCTGA
- the LOC114872104 gene encoding max-like protein X codes for MADTLHKDGYEISNLAMRGRGGNIGADSDMKLEPSSPTEKYTFSRCSSTGSVNTPSSSAHNTEDEDSDNKNSTISYKERRREAHTQAEQKRRDAIKKGYDSLQDLVPTCQHTDSSGYKLSKATVLQKSIDYIQFLLQQKKKQEEERNALRKEVVALRIMQANYEQIVKAHQTQSGHAEMRVSDETKFQVFQAIMDRLFQTFNNISVANFAELSGCVFSWLEEHCKPQTLREVVLSVLQQLNSQIS; via the exons ATGGCAGATACGTTGCACAAAGATGGATATgaaatat CAAATTTGGCAATGCGAGGAAGAGGTGGTAATATTGGAGCAGATAGCGATATGAAGCTAGAACCATCTAGTCctacagaaaaatatacattttcacGCTGTAGTAGTACTGGATCAGTGAACACACCATCTTCATCTGCTCATAATACGG agGATGAAGATagtgataataaaaattcaactaTAAGTTACAAAGAACGTAGGAGAGAGGCGCATACTCAAGCAGAGCAGAAAAGAAGAGATGCTATTAAGAAGGGATACGATTCTCTTCAAGATCTAGTACCCACGTGCCAACACACAGATTCGTCTGGTTATAAACTTTCCAAGGCTACTGTACTTCAAAAATCCATtgattatatacaatttttgttgcaacaaaagaagaaacaagaaGAGGAACGTAACGCACTGAGAAAAGAAGTTGTTGCCTTACGTATCATGCAAGCTAATTATGAACAAATTGTTAAAGCGCACCAAACTCAGTCTGGACATGCAGAAATGCGCGTGTCTGACGAAACCAAATTTCAAGTG TTCCAGGCAATTATGGATCGTTTGTTTCAAACGTTTAATAACATCTCGGTAGCAAATTTTGCAGAATTATCTGGATGTGTGTTCAGCTGGTTAGAAGAACACTGTAAACCTCAG ACCTTACGCGAAGTGGTACTGTCGGTACTTCAACAGCTCAACAGCCAGATCAGCTAG
- the LOC114872076 gene encoding LOW QUALITY PROTEIN: carbonic anhydrase 2-like (The sequence of the model RefSeq protein was modified relative to this genomic sequence to represent the inferred CDS: inserted 1 base in 1 codon), whose product MTFLIFTIVPLFVSSVVANNFSYDGSNGPSHWGNEYKXCLGKFQSPIDIEEKDVTTTTFPSLQYSGVHRSHTAYMTNNGHTVMIQSFDNELPTISGGPLNGSYVFQQLHFHWGQNDNLGSEDLINNHSFSMELHAVFWKKEYGSSNKAMNHSDGLTVLAYLYQVADKPNPIFDPIVPQIPEIMAVGNNITLKDDNILSKLIAADIESAQNYFTYRGSLTTPPCLEIVQWIDFIKPQFISHEQLAAFRSVQSSDGTNLTHNFRPVQPLDGRVVYRNVPSGSTDTSGSTNPTLAPETTTAPPATTTTSKPEPTTKPSNPDPTTKTSNPEPTTKTSNPEPTTKASMPETTPPIATTIPSSNKTDSSNNGQQSMWTVSPFAVILGVIFLLPCQ is encoded by the exons ATGACTTTCTTAATCTTCACCATAGTTCCATTATTCGTATCGA GTGTGGTGGCCAATAATTTCAGCTACGACGGAAGCAATG GTCCGTCTCATTGGGGCAACGAGTATA CTTGCCTGGGGAAATTCCAGTCTCCTATTGACATAGAAGAAAAAGATGTAACCACTACCACCTTTCCGTCACTGCAATATTCTGGTGTCCATCGTTCCCATACAGCCTACATGACAAACAATGGGCACACAG TGATGATTCAAAGCTTCGACAATGAATTGCCTACGATATCCGGAGGACCCTTAAACGGTAGCTACGTTTTCCAACAACTACACTTCCACTGGGGACAAAACGATAATCTGGGATCCGAGGATCTCATCAACAATCACTCGTTTTCCATGGAACTTCATGCTGTTTTCTGGAAGAAAGAGTACGGTTCATCGAATAAGGCAATGAATCATTCTGATGGACTTACTGTGCTGGCATATTTATACCAG GTCGCCGATAAACCGAATCCAATTTTCGATCCCATCGTGCCACAGATACCAGAAATAATGGCTGTTGGCAATAATATCACACTGAAGGATGACAATATTTTGAGCAAATTGATCGCAGCTGATATCGAATCGGCCCAGAATTATTTCACGTACAGAGGATCGTTAACAACACCCCCGTGTCTGGAGATCGTTCAATGGATTGACTTCATAAAACCGCAATTTATATCTCACGAACAG TTGGCCGCATTCCGCAGTGTCCAATCTAGCGATGGTACAAATTTAACTCACAATTTCCGTCCGGTGCAACCGTTGGACGGTAGGGTGGTCTATCGCAATGTTCCTTCCGGATCCACGGATACTTCCGGGTCAACGAATCCGACACTAGCCCCCGAAACTACAACTGCACCCCCTGCAACGACTACAACTTCAAAGCCTGAACCAACGACTAAACCTTCAAATCCTGACCCAACGACTAAAACTTCAAATCCTGAACCAACGACTAAAACTTCAAATCCTGAACCAACGACTAAAGCTTCAATGCCTGAAACGACTCCACCGATTGCTACAACGATTCCTTCGAGCAATAAAACTGACAGTTCTAATAATGGACAACAAAGCATGTGGACCGTATCAC CTTTTGCAGTGATACTTGGAGTAATTTTTCTGCTACCCTGCCAGTAA
- the LOC114872105 gene encoding uncharacterized protein LOC114872105: MRDEISIFLVVVLAIGGLLMMSALLACYACIFRDLCCRPEDRSKRRRPQSPHNEPDDPNRPRCDAMLLNDITQGESMPTESEKV; the protein is encoded by the coding sequence ATGAGGGACGagatatcaatatttttagtAGTCGTTCTCGCGATTGGAGGTCTGCTGATGATGAGCGCATTGTTGGCCTGTTATGCGTGTATCTTTCGAGACCTGTGTTGTAGACCAGAGGATAGATCAAAGAGAAGACGTCCTCAAAGTCCTCATAATGAACCTGATGACCCGAACAGGCCCAGATGCGATGCCATGCTCTTGAATGATATTACACAAGGAGAAAGCATGCCTACAGAATCTGAGAAAGTTTAA
- the LOC114872094 gene encoding F-box only protein 28 isoform X2, giving the protein MVSTRQSSSMGASNGGGPVTEIADVNSSRRHQSATMASSYSGTSASEPPSYSNLNLLDLPVEILEKIFSYLDYNTVAHLRPVCHQMDRVCGSILNSTFQKLQTQMLSRFQAIKSQMPRRESARRNHPLACESDIIETLHMRLTLLQMSFGKHIERKHCCFFPGEILDEVYRILHYIKVTPKLARPYKVTDELFDLSTMAMEYFKERIEPTLPEIPYFGADFLDLTGTFSSSSNVNKPFMCLDSTPLTVGSGKGGNNSGEEGSPPHSSDDPGLLESSVSPPQSNMVLRKRIRKIKQGMKRYNSQLTLMRRDLRSCKSKIAEQQKQIVEYATRLDENDKKNEETSRKFSTLLQELNKCKTELQYWRSKSPAIPVCVVCGQSMLVPPEDLQVLTNQGVIAETIDEGLDFIPITDAQSPTEVVSQPTVTQQPSSPPATVEMAPPKAPVPSLSSKRKSNTAEEAPSDATKKPRRAAKSRQVKRSKI; this is encoded by the exons ATGGTATCCACTCGTCAGTCAAGTAGTATGGGAGCAAGCAATGGGGGTGGACCAGTCACTGAGATTGCTGATGTAAATTCATCTAGAAGACATCAATCTGCGACAATGGCTAGTTCTTATAGCGGAACATCTGCCTCGGAGCCACCTTCTTACAGTAATCTAAATCTCCTTGACTTACCGGTTGAAATTCTTGAAAAGATTTTCAGCTATTTGGATTATAATACTGTGGCTCATTTACGTCCA GTTTGCCATCAGATGGATCGTGTCTGtggttcaattttaaattcgaCATTTCAGAAGCTTCAAACACAGATGTTGAGTCGTTTTCAGGCAATTAAATCACAGATGCCGAGACGTGAATCTGCTCGCCGTAATCATCCATTAGCTTGTGAATCTGACATTATTGAAACTCTTCACATGCGTCTCACCTTGCTTCAAATGAGTTTTGGCAAACACATTGAGCGTAAACATTGTTGCTTTTTTCCTGGAGAG atTTTAGACGAAGTTTAtcgtattttacattatataaaAGTTACTCCAAAATTAGCCAGACCATATAAAGTAACAGACGAATTATTTGATTTAAGTACTATGGCTATGGAGTATTTTAAAGAACGTATCGAACCAACATTACCAGAAATTCCTTACTTTGGAGCTGATTTCTTAGATCTTACTGGAACGTTCTCCT CCTCTAGTAATGTGAACAAACCATTTATGTGCCTGGATTCTACACCTCTGACTGTTGGGAGTGGTAAAGGAGGAAACAATAGCGGGGAAGAAGGTTCTCCACCACATTCGTCGGATGATCCTGGCCTCTTAGAATCTAGTGTATCACCACCACAATCGAACATGGTGTTACGAAAACGTATCCGGAAGATTAAACAAGGAATGAAACGATATAATAGTCAGTTAACGTTAATGCGTAGAGATTTGAGGAGTTGCAAATCAAAAATTGCCGAGCAACAGAAACAAATCGTTGAATATGCCACGCGCCTCGACGAGAATGATAAAAAGAACGAAGAGACATCTCGCAAATTTAGCACACTCCTACAG GAATTGAACAAATGTAAGACAGAGCTTCAGTATTGGCGATCTAAATCTCCAGCGATACCGGTGTGCGTAGTCTGCGGTCAGTCTATGTTAGTACCGCCAGAGGATCTACAAGTTTTAACAAATCAAGGCGTAATAGCGGAAACGATCGACGAAGGATTAGACTTCATTCCTATAACAGATGCGCAGAGTCCTACCGAAGTTGTTTCACAACCAACGGTTACACAACAGCCTTCGTCGCCACCGGCGACAGTGGAAATGGCACCACCAAAGGCTCCTGTGCCTTCATTATCTTCAAAACGAAAATCCAATACGGCAGAGGAAGCACCGAGCGATGCTACAAAGAAACCTCGTCGTGCCGCCAAGTCACGTCAGGTTAAACGCTCGAAGATATAA
- the LOC114872094 gene encoding F-box only protein 28 isoform X1, with translation MVSTRQSSSMGASNGGGPVTEIADVNSSRRHQSATMASSYSGTSASEPPSYSNLNLLDLPVEILEKIFSYLDYNTVAHLRPVCHQMDRVCGSILNSTFQKLQTQMLSRFQAIKSQMPRRESARRNHPLACESDIIETLHMRLTLLQMSFGKHIERKHCCFFPGEILDEVYRILHYIKVTPKLARPYKVTDELFDLSTMAMEYFKERIEPTLPEIPYFGADFLDLTGTFSSSSNVNKPFMCLDSTPLTVGSGKGGNNSGEEGSPPHSSDDPGLLESSVSPPQSNMVLRKRIRKIKQGMKRYNSQLTLMRRDLRSCKSKIAEQQKQIVEYATRLDENDKKNEETSRKFSTLLQVFTKELNKCKTELQYWRSKSPAIPVCVVCGQSMLVPPEDLQVLTNQGVIAETIDEGLDFIPITDAQSPTEVVSQPTVTQQPSSPPATVEMAPPKAPVPSLSSKRKSNTAEEAPSDATKKPRRAAKSRQVKRSKI, from the exons ATGGTATCCACTCGTCAGTCAAGTAGTATGGGAGCAAGCAATGGGGGTGGACCAGTCACTGAGATTGCTGATGTAAATTCATCTAGAAGACATCAATCTGCGACAATGGCTAGTTCTTATAGCGGAACATCTGCCTCGGAGCCACCTTCTTACAGTAATCTAAATCTCCTTGACTTACCGGTTGAAATTCTTGAAAAGATTTTCAGCTATTTGGATTATAATACTGTGGCTCATTTACGTCCA GTTTGCCATCAGATGGATCGTGTCTGtggttcaattttaaattcgaCATTTCAGAAGCTTCAAACACAGATGTTGAGTCGTTTTCAGGCAATTAAATCACAGATGCCGAGACGTGAATCTGCTCGCCGTAATCATCCATTAGCTTGTGAATCTGACATTATTGAAACTCTTCACATGCGTCTCACCTTGCTTCAAATGAGTTTTGGCAAACACATTGAGCGTAAACATTGTTGCTTTTTTCCTGGAGAG atTTTAGACGAAGTTTAtcgtattttacattatataaaAGTTACTCCAAAATTAGCCAGACCATATAAAGTAACAGACGAATTATTTGATTTAAGTACTATGGCTATGGAGTATTTTAAAGAACGTATCGAACCAACATTACCAGAAATTCCTTACTTTGGAGCTGATTTCTTAGATCTTACTGGAACGTTCTCCT CCTCTAGTAATGTGAACAAACCATTTATGTGCCTGGATTCTACACCTCTGACTGTTGGGAGTGGTAAAGGAGGAAACAATAGCGGGGAAGAAGGTTCTCCACCACATTCGTCGGATGATCCTGGCCTCTTAGAATCTAGTGTATCACCACCACAATCGAACATGGTGTTACGAAAACGTATCCGGAAGATTAAACAAGGAATGAAACGATATAATAGTCAGTTAACGTTAATGCGTAGAGATTTGAGGAGTTGCAAATCAAAAATTGCCGAGCAACAGAAACAAATCGTTGAATATGCCACGCGCCTCGACGAGAATGATAAAAAGAACGAAGAGACATCTCGCAAATTTAGCACACTCCTACAGGTATTTACTAAG GAATTGAACAAATGTAAGACAGAGCTTCAGTATTGGCGATCTAAATCTCCAGCGATACCGGTGTGCGTAGTCTGCGGTCAGTCTATGTTAGTACCGCCAGAGGATCTACAAGTTTTAACAAATCAAGGCGTAATAGCGGAAACGATCGACGAAGGATTAGACTTCATTCCTATAACAGATGCGCAGAGTCCTACCGAAGTTGTTTCACAACCAACGGTTACACAACAGCCTTCGTCGCCACCGGCGACAGTGGAAATGGCACCACCAAAGGCTCCTGTGCCTTCATTATCTTCAAAACGAAAATCCAATACGGCAGAGGAAGCACCGAGCGATGCTACAAAGAAACCTCGTCGTGCCGCCAAGTCACGTCAGGTTAAACGCTCGAAGATATAA